From Candidatus Eisenbacteria bacterium, the proteins below share one genomic window:
- a CDS encoding T9SS type A sorting domain-containing protein: MYRRPCRFHCTGVRVFLLLLATTSLPLQALAQTLRPDFPVTNGAVHSLTTHNGTLYVGGAFTAVGPATGWGVPVDRVSGGAFHGFPKVTGDPGGGVAVVVPDGEGGWYLGGSFSSVGGISRSNLAHVRADLTVSGWNPGANGPVTDIVPNGSTLYVSGWFSEIAGTVRTSVAEILVSDGSATLFSPTLDSGVLDLEIASGTLYLAGHFGVIDGAPRARLGAIDLATWFPTSWDPEADGYVSDLAVTDDLVFAAGFFTTIGGQNRPFLAAIDRSSGLATGWNAAPNGAPEVVVAHDATLYAGGAFTAIGGQNRNHLAALDIASGLATGWNPDATGPVSALERRGDVVYVGGAFASVGGQVRSRVAALDASTGLATPWNPRGSGPVNALAVDSTSVYIGGDFESMGCVPRRNLAAIDIASGAVTAFDPGADGTVRALAAEGTRIYAGGEFSSIGGAERQNLAALNLTGPAEDWNPSPDAAVRAIAVSGTVIVAGGDFTQIGGVARRFLAFIDATLGTPRSGPSTNGPVNALAVSGPYLYVGGRFDSIGAYPVPNLGKVEVAGGISSTWLPAPDGPVRSLAADGSTVYLGGQFQLVAGQSRNNLAAVDGATGAPTGWNPGASEGVLALARSGPALVAGGMFTEAGGSPRSYGAAVDLASGAPTSWNLEADDRVFAVATSGPHVFVGGSFHTIGTQPMRCLAAFSEPTTAISVHGLGTTVEAGHVRIRWYCPGDRVVWAGVYRDRGNGWELIEELSPDVDGVIVFDDDPPGTGPFGYRLVVRDAGGDTAQTENWIVIPSEGAPAVLRLASPRPNPIGERALFTYGVHRPGRVRLTIFDLHGRRVASLVDRQEDAGWRSVPWDTRDPRGRPVASGAYFLRLEAAGDRQVRKIVVAR; encoded by the coding sequence GTGTACCGACGCCCGTGTCGTTTCCACTGCACCGGCGTGCGCGTGTTCCTGCTCCTCCTCGCGACGACCTCGCTCCCCCTGCAGGCCCTCGCGCAAACGCTGCGTCCGGACTTCCCTGTCACGAACGGCGCCGTCCACAGCCTCACGACGCACAACGGCACGCTCTACGTGGGAGGCGCCTTCACCGCGGTGGGTCCGGCCACGGGATGGGGAGTGCCCGTCGACAGGGTCTCGGGCGGGGCGTTCCACGGGTTTCCGAAGGTGACGGGCGACCCCGGCGGAGGCGTCGCGGTGGTCGTGCCCGATGGTGAGGGCGGCTGGTACCTGGGCGGATCGTTCTCGTCCGTGGGCGGCATCAGCCGCTCCAATCTCGCGCACGTTCGCGCGGACCTCACGGTCTCGGGATGGAACCCCGGGGCGAACGGACCCGTGACCGACATCGTCCCGAACGGATCGACGCTGTACGTCTCGGGCTGGTTCAGCGAGATCGCCGGCACCGTGAGGACCTCGGTGGCCGAGATCCTGGTCTCGGACGGATCCGCGACGCTCTTCTCCCCCACGCTCGACAGCGGCGTCCTCGATCTCGAGATCGCGTCGGGGACGTTGTACCTCGCGGGTCACTTCGGAGTGATCGACGGGGCGCCCAGGGCCAGGTTGGGCGCCATCGACCTCGCGACCTGGTTCCCGACCTCCTGGGATCCCGAGGCCGACGGCTACGTGTCCGACCTCGCCGTCACGGACGACCTCGTCTTCGCCGCGGGATTCTTCACGACGATCGGCGGGCAGAACCGTCCGTTTCTCGCGGCGATCGACCGGTCGTCGGGGCTCGCCACCGGGTGGAACGCCGCGCCGAACGGCGCGCCGGAGGTGGTCGTGGCGCACGACGCGACCCTCTACGCCGGCGGCGCGTTCACCGCGATCGGAGGGCAGAACAGGAACCACCTCGCGGCGCTCGACATCGCATCGGGCCTCGCCACCGGCTGGAATCCCGACGCCACGGGACCCGTCTCCGCCCTGGAGCGCCGGGGCGACGTCGTGTACGTGGGAGGCGCCTTTGCGTCGGTCGGCGGGCAGGTGAGGAGCCGGGTCGCCGCTCTCGACGCGTCCACGGGGCTCGCCACCCCGTGGAACCCGCGCGGGAGCGGCCCGGTGAACGCCCTCGCCGTGGACTCTACCTCCGTCTACATCGGCGGAGACTTCGAGAGCATGGGATGCGTTCCACGGAGGAACCTCGCCGCGATCGACATCGCGTCGGGCGCGGTGACGGCGTTCGATCCGGGCGCCGACGGAACGGTGCGCGCGCTGGCCGCCGAGGGCACCCGGATCTATGCCGGAGGCGAGTTCTCGTCGATCGGCGGCGCGGAACGGCAGAACCTCGCCGCCCTCAACCTCACCGGACCCGCGGAGGACTGGAATCCGAGCCCCGATGCCGCCGTCCGCGCCATCGCGGTCAGCGGGACGGTGATCGTGGCGGGAGGCGACTTCACCCAGATCGGAGGCGTCGCCAGACGGTTCCTGGCCTTCATCGATGCGACCCTCGGCACGCCGCGCTCCGGGCCCTCGACGAACGGTCCCGTGAACGCGCTCGCCGTGAGTGGCCCCTACCTCTACGTGGGCGGGCGGTTCGACAGCATCGGCGCGTATCCGGTGCCCAATCTCGGCAAGGTGGAGGTCGCGGGAGGGATCTCCTCGACCTGGCTCCCGGCTCCCGACGGACCGGTGCGAAGCCTGGCCGCCGACGGCTCGACGGTCTACCTCGGAGGCCAGTTCCAGCTCGTCGCCGGGCAGTCCCGCAACAACCTGGCCGCCGTGGATGGCGCCACGGGAGCCCCGACGGGCTGGAATCCGGGCGCGAGCGAGGGCGTGCTCGCGCTCGCGCGGAGCGGGCCGGCGCTGGTCGCGGGCGGGATGTTCACGGAGGCCGGAGGGTCTCCGCGTTCCTACGGCGCCGCGGTGGATCTCGCGAGCGGAGCTCCGACCTCATGGAACCTGGAGGCGGACGATCGCGTGTTCGCCGTCGCGACGAGCGGACCCCATGTGTTCGTGGGCGGATCGTTCCACACGATCGGAACCCAACCCATGCGGTGCCTCGCGGCCTTCTCGGAGCCGACGACCGCGATCTCCGTGCACGGGCTCGGAACGACGGTCGAGGCGGGGCACGTTCGCATCCGCTGGTACTGCCCCGGAGATCGTGTCGTCTGGGCGGGCGTGTACCGAGATCGAGGCAACGGCTGGGAGCTGATCGAGGAGCTGTCCCCCGATGTCGATGGCGTGATCGTGTTCGATGACGATCCGCCCGGAACCGGTCCGTTCGGCTATCGACTCGTGGTGCGGGACGCGGGCGGGGACACGGCGCAGACCGAGAACTGGATCGTGATTCCTTCCGAGGGAGCGCCTGCCGTCCTGAGACTCGCCTCCCCCCGGCCGAATCCGATCGGCGAGCGCGCTCTCTTCACGTACGGTGTGCACCGGCCGGGTCGGGTCCGGCTCACGATCTTCGATCTCCACGGCCGCCGCGTGGCGTCGCTCGTCGATCGCCAGGAGGATGCAGGGTGGCGGTCCGTTCCGTGGGACACACGCGACCCGCGAGGGCGTCCGGTGGCATCGGGCGCGTACTTTCTCCGGCTCGAAGCGGCCGGTGATCGCCAGGTCCGGAAGATCGTCGTGGCGCGATGA
- the ubiE gene encoding bifunctional demethylmenaquinone methyltransferase/2-methoxy-6-polyprenyl-1,4-benzoquinol methylase UbiE: protein MSTFTPAQPATVRTMFGRIAGTYDRANQILSFGLHHRWRSATVERSGASAGNRVLDCATGTGDLAVAFARAVGPNGEVTGTDFCEEMLARAPEKAARAGVSIRFETADVLALPYADGRFDIASIAFGIRNVQDPERALREMARVVRPGGRVVVLEFGQPGGALFGPLYRFYSHRILPALGGLVSGDRSAYEYLDRTSSSFPAGPAFAERMRAAGAFRSVAFHPLTGGVAYVYVGEVGDRS, encoded by the coding sequence GTGTCCACCTTCACTCCTGCCCAGCCGGCGACCGTCCGGACCATGTTCGGCCGCATCGCCGGCACGTACGACCGCGCGAATCAGATCCTTTCCTTCGGGCTTCATCACCGCTGGCGGTCTGCCACCGTGGAGCGGAGCGGTGCGTCCGCCGGAAACCGTGTCCTGGATTGCGCCACCGGAACGGGAGATCTCGCCGTCGCGTTTGCCCGTGCGGTGGGTCCGAACGGCGAGGTCACGGGAACGGATTTCTGCGAGGAGATGCTCGCGCGCGCGCCCGAGAAGGCGGCGCGTGCCGGCGTGTCGATCCGGTTCGAGACCGCCGACGTGCTGGCCCTTCCGTACGCAGACGGTCGATTCGACATCGCCTCGATCGCGTTCGGGATCCGAAATGTCCAGGACCCCGAACGCGCGCTTCGCGAGATGGCGAGGGTCGTGCGGCCCGGAGGGCGTGTGGTCGTGCTCGAGTTCGGCCAGCCGGGGGGCGCGCTCTTCGGGCCTCTGTACCGCTTCTACTCCCACCGCATCCTGCCCGCGCTCGGCGGGCTCGTGAGCGGCGATCGGTCAGCCTACGAGTACCTCGACCGCACGTCGTCCTCGTTCCCGGCCGGTCCCGCATTCGCCGAGCGGATGCGGGCGGCGGGTGCGTTCCGCTCCGTCGCGTTCCACCCCCTCACGGGCGGCGTCGCCTACGTGTACGTGGGCGAAGTCGGGGATCGCTCGTGA
- a CDS encoding thioesterase family protein yields the protein MSFRTTLPARFQDVDAAGVLFFGRIFDYAHMAYEELIATSGFDRVRYFSRGDFLVPIAHAEADYKKPILHGERVSITIDVTRVGRASVTLRYTVTGPEGDKDLRASVLTVHAFVERATMKPISIPEPLRGFFLGHLREEPVPEGAPK from the coding sequence GTGAGCTTTCGCACCACGCTCCCGGCTCGATTCCAGGACGTGGACGCGGCGGGCGTCCTCTTCTTCGGGAGGATCTTCGACTACGCCCACATGGCCTACGAGGAGCTGATCGCGACGTCGGGCTTCGACCGCGTGCGGTACTTCTCGCGCGGGGACTTCCTCGTGCCGATCGCGCATGCGGAAGCGGACTACAAGAAGCCGATCCTCCACGGGGAACGCGTCTCGATCACGATCGACGTGACACGCGTCGGGCGCGCGTCCGTGACGCTCCGGTACACGGTCACGGGGCCGGAGGGCGACAAGGACCTCCGCGCGTCGGTCCTGACCGTGCACGCCTTCGTGGAGCGCGCGACGATGAAGCCGATCTCGATTCCGGAGCCGCTACGAGGATTCTTTCTGGGCCATCTCCGCGAGGAACCAGTCCCGGAGGGTGCTCCGAAGTAG